From Amycolatopsis sp. WQ 127309:
GGAGAGCGTCGCCGGACCGGAGCCCGCTGCCGACGGCTGGATCGCGCCCCAGGGCAACACGAAACGGTCCCTGCGGACGGCACTGATCCGCGAGACCGGCCTCGCGAGCTACGACGTCACCTGGCCGGGCGAGCTGCCCGAAACCGCGCGGAGCCCGCACTGGCAGGCGCTGTGCGACGCCGTCGACGCGTGGGACGAGCTGGGCGCGTTCCGGCGTTACCAGGTGATCTGCGCGCTGTACAAACTGTGCCTGTTCGACGCGGCCGTCGCCCTCGGGGACCGCCTCGGGCCGCCCGGCGAGTTCACCGCGCTGAGCGAGCTGCGCGTCATCGGCGCGCGGTCCAAGCTCGGCGAGTCCGTCCACGACCTGGTGCCGCGCACGCTGGCGGTGCTGGCGCAGCCGCCGGCGTCCCCGCGCGTGCGGCTCGCCGTGGCGGTCAACCTGGCCATCCACTACGGCCGGGCCACCCGTGACCGCGAGGCCACCGTCGAGTGGTCGGACCGGGTGCTCGCCGAAGCCGCCGCGCAGCACGCCGAGGGGAGCCCGCGGGACCTCCTGATGGCGAGCATCACCCTGCGCGCGGCCAGTTTCGGCCCGTTCGTGCGCGGGGACCACGACGCCGTGGCGGCGATGCTCAAGCAGGCCGAAGCCCACGCCGTCGACGTCACCGGAGCGCCCGGGGTGCCACTGGTGCTGGCCGACGAGAACCGCTACGCCGTCCTCGAGACGATCACCAACGCCGCGGTCGCGCGCGGGGACCGCGAGACCGCGCTCGCCGCCGCCACCGCACTGACCGGGCACGACCCCCGGGAACCGCGGGCGTGGCTGCAGCTCGGGGCCGTGCACTGGGACGACGGCCGGACGCAGGACGCGCTGGACGCCTACCGGACCGCGGCCGTGCTGGGCGCGCCCTTCACCGGAACCGCCTGGTACTGCACGGGTCGCTGCCACGAGGCGCTGGGCGACCTCGACCAGGCGGCGCAGGCCTACGCGAACTCCGTCGCCGCGGAGCCGCTGGGCATCACCGCGCTGCACCGGCTGCACGGTGTCGCCGACCGGACCGGCCAGCGGTTCCTCGCCGGCTGGGCCCGCGACCGCCTCCACGTGCTGCACCACCGGCTGGCCGGCCCGGCCGCGCCGACATCGTCCACGACCGTCCGACAGGGGGCCCGAGCATGACCACCATCAGTCCCACCGTGCCGTTTTCGCCGGTGCCGAAGGAGAGCGACGCGTCGGTCGCCCGGTTCGCGGAGTTCCGGCTCGCCGGGCTCGGCCGCTTCGCCGGCCTGCTCGGCACCCGCCTCCCGGCCGCCGAAGCCGCTCTCCTGGAACGCGGCGCCCGGCTGGCCGCGGAGCTGGACCGTCCGGAGTGGACGGACATCGCGCTCCACCCGTACTACTCGTACTGGTGGAGCCGGTTGTCCCAGGCGGTGGCCGCGGGCCGGGCCGCCGAGGTGACGTCGCTGGTCCCCGAGCTGTCCCGCTTCCTGCTCGTCCCGTTGCTGCGCCGGGGCG
This genomic window contains:
- a CDS encoding tetratricopeptide repeat protein; the protein is MRQRVLTATQFLEEHDLVTPETGTLSGHLLRPFLDLGGPGGPVNAKAAAYVGESVAGPEPAADGWIAPQGNTKRSLRTALIRETGLASYDVTWPGELPETARSPHWQALCDAVDAWDELGAFRRYQVICALYKLCLFDAAVALGDRLGPPGEFTALSELRVIGARSKLGESVHDLVPRTLAVLAQPPASPRVRLAVAVNLAIHYGRATRDREATVEWSDRVLAEAAAQHAEGSPRDLLMASITLRAASFGPFVRGDHDAVAAMLKQAEAHAVDVTGAPGVPLVLADENRYAVLETITNAAVARGDRETALAAATALTGHDPREPRAWLQLGAVHWDDGRTQDALDAYRTAAVLGAPFTGTAWYCTGRCHEALGDLDQAAQAYANSVAAEPLGITALHRLHGVADRTGQRFLAGWARDRLHVLHHRLAGPAAPTSSTTVRQGARA